In Acidobacteriota bacterium, the genomic stretch CAGCGCCTTCTGTACGTCCTCACTGGTAATGGAGGGGGCGTCGGCTGCAACACGGAATACTGGAAGTCCGTCATCTTCATCAGCCGGGGTGCGCCTGAAGCCTCGGCGCGCAAGGTCCGACAGCGCACTTCCCAAGCTGCCGCCGCGCTGCGCCGCAAGCGCCCGAGCGACAGCCAGTACGTCATCATCAATGGTGACGGTGGTACGCATCAGCACATCATAACATCACATCATCGACTCAGCCCCTTCCAGGCTGGCTCGCTTAGAAGGAGGACTGGCTAGAGGAGCAAAATGGGCCGTGGCGTCAGCGCGCGGCGCGGCCGACGTAACCCTGGAACGTCCGTTCCACGAAGTCGTCCACGCCCGGCACGAACAGAACCGCGAGGATGGTCACGACCACGGCGGCCGCGATGCACCAGTAGAAGTACGTCATGGGTTGCGTCGGGGATTGCACAATAGAACTCCTGCGCGTCCGCTCCGGCGGTCGCCTATCTAGGAGCGGCCTCGAACAGCCAGGCGTCGCCCGCTTCTATCGCCTCCCGCGTGGTCTGCGACGGGTACTTGTCCCGAATGGCCCCGGCGATGCCGTCGAGAATGTCCCCCGACTGGATGCG encodes the following:
- a CDS encoding antitoxin, with the protein product MRTTVTIDDDVLAVARALAAQRGGSLGSALSDLARRGFRRTPADEDDGLPVFRVAADAPSITSEDVQKALSDWP